The Equus quagga isolate Etosha38 chromosome 10, UCLA_HA_Equagga_1.0, whole genome shotgun sequence genome includes a region encoding these proteins:
- the IL13RA2 gene encoding interleukin-13 receptor subunit alpha-2 isoform X1 produces MDQSGNFKILNLGEMALTRLDSRCLYTLLICMAFGSTLSSNAEINVNAPQDFEIVDPGYLGYLYLQWQRPLSLDNFKECTVEYELKYRNIDSENWKTIITKNLCYKDGFDLNKGVEAKIRTLLPGQCTNGSEVQSSWAEVTYWTSLQGNLGTKIQDMDCIYYNWQDLLCSWKSGMGVHFDTNYNLFYWYEGLHHALQCADYIKVNGKNIGCRFPYLESSDYKDFYICVNGSSESEPIRPSYFIFQLQNIVKPLPPDYLSLVVKSSEDISLKWNMPRGPIPAKCFIYEIKFTEDDTTWVTTTVENEIYIARTSNESERLCFLVRSKVNIYCSDDGIWSEWSDEQCWNGDILKKASLFFLIPFALISLLVSLVTCLVLYNQKDLLKTAFQTKKEVFSHQETQC; encoded by the exons ATGGACCAG agtGGAAATTTCAAGATATTaaatcttggagaaatggctctCACTCGTTTGGATAGCAGATGCCTCTATACCCTTCTTATTTGCATGGCATTTGGCTCTACTTTGTCTTCAAACGCCGAGATAAACG TTAATGCTCCTCAGGACTTTGAGATAGTAGATCCTGGATATTTAGGTTATCTCTATTTGCAATGGCAACGTCCTCTGTCTCTGGATAATTTTAAGGAATGCACAGTAGAATATGAATTAAAATACCGAAACATTGATAGTGAAAACTGGAAG ACCATCATTACTAAGAATCTATGCTACAAAGATGGGTTCGACCTTAACAAAGGTGTTGAAGCAAAGATACGCACACTTCTGCCAGGGCAATGCACAAATGGGTCAGAAGTTCAAAGCTCGTGGGCAGAAGTTACTTATTGGACATCACTACAAG GAAATCTGGGAACTAAAATTCAGGATATGGACTGTATATATTACAACTGGCAAGATTTGCTGTGCTCTTGGAAATCTGGCATGGGTGTTCATTTTGATACCAATTACAACTTGTTTTACTG GTATGAGGGCTTGCACCATGCATTACAGTGTGCCGATTACATCAAGgttaatggaaaaaatattggaTGCAGGTTTCCCTATTTGGAGTCATCAGACTATAAAGATTTCTACATCTGTGTTAATGGATCATCAGAATCCGAGCCTATCAGACCCAGCTATTTCATTTTTCAGCTTCAAAATATAG ttAAACCTTTGCCACCAGACTACCTTAGTCTCGTTGTGAAGAGTTCAGAGGACATTAGCCTGAAATGGAACATGCCTAGAGGACCCATTCCAGCAAAGTGTTTCATTTATGAAATCAAGTTCACAGAAGATGATACTACCTGGGTG ACTACCAcagttgaaaatgaaatatacattGCAAGAACATCAAATGAAAGCGAACGATTATGCTTTTTAGTAAGAAgcaaagtgaatatttattgctCAGATGATGGAATTTGGAGTGAGTGGAGTGATGAACAATGCTGGAATG GTGACATATTGAAGAAAGCCTCGTTATTTTTCCTGATACCATTTGCACTTATCTCATTACTTGTCTCATTAGTAACTTGTCTGGTTTTGTACAATCAAAAAGATTTACTGAAAACG gcttttcaaacaaaaaaagaagtcttttctCATCAGGAGACACAGTGTTGA
- the IL13RA2 gene encoding interleukin-13 receptor subunit alpha-2 isoform X2 codes for MALTRLDSRCLYTLLICMAFGSTLSSNAEINVNAPQDFEIVDPGYLGYLYLQWQRPLSLDNFKECTVEYELKYRNIDSENWKTIITKNLCYKDGFDLNKGVEAKIRTLLPGQCTNGSEVQSSWAEVTYWTSLQGNLGTKIQDMDCIYYNWQDLLCSWKSGMGVHFDTNYNLFYWYEGLHHALQCADYIKVNGKNIGCRFPYLESSDYKDFYICVNGSSESEPIRPSYFIFQLQNIVKPLPPDYLSLVVKSSEDISLKWNMPRGPIPAKCFIYEIKFTEDDTTWVTTTVENEIYIARTSNESERLCFLVRSKVNIYCSDDGIWSEWSDEQCWNGDILKKASLFFLIPFALISLLVSLVTCLVLYNQKDLLKTAFQTKKEVFSHQETQC; via the exons atggctctCACTCGTTTGGATAGCAGATGCCTCTATACCCTTCTTATTTGCATGGCATTTGGCTCTACTTTGTCTTCAAACGCCGAGATAAACG TTAATGCTCCTCAGGACTTTGAGATAGTAGATCCTGGATATTTAGGTTATCTCTATTTGCAATGGCAACGTCCTCTGTCTCTGGATAATTTTAAGGAATGCACAGTAGAATATGAATTAAAATACCGAAACATTGATAGTGAAAACTGGAAG ACCATCATTACTAAGAATCTATGCTACAAAGATGGGTTCGACCTTAACAAAGGTGTTGAAGCAAAGATACGCACACTTCTGCCAGGGCAATGCACAAATGGGTCAGAAGTTCAAAGCTCGTGGGCAGAAGTTACTTATTGGACATCACTACAAG GAAATCTGGGAACTAAAATTCAGGATATGGACTGTATATATTACAACTGGCAAGATTTGCTGTGCTCTTGGAAATCTGGCATGGGTGTTCATTTTGATACCAATTACAACTTGTTTTACTG GTATGAGGGCTTGCACCATGCATTACAGTGTGCCGATTACATCAAGgttaatggaaaaaatattggaTGCAGGTTTCCCTATTTGGAGTCATCAGACTATAAAGATTTCTACATCTGTGTTAATGGATCATCAGAATCCGAGCCTATCAGACCCAGCTATTTCATTTTTCAGCTTCAAAATATAG ttAAACCTTTGCCACCAGACTACCTTAGTCTCGTTGTGAAGAGTTCAGAGGACATTAGCCTGAAATGGAACATGCCTAGAGGACCCATTCCAGCAAAGTGTTTCATTTATGAAATCAAGTTCACAGAAGATGATACTACCTGGGTG ACTACCAcagttgaaaatgaaatatacattGCAAGAACATCAAATGAAAGCGAACGATTATGCTTTTTAGTAAGAAgcaaagtgaatatttattgctCAGATGATGGAATTTGGAGTGAGTGGAGTGATGAACAATGCTGGAATG GTGACATATTGAAGAAAGCCTCGTTATTTTTCCTGATACCATTTGCACTTATCTCATTACTTGTCTCATTAGTAACTTGTCTGGTTTTGTACAATCAAAAAGATTTACTGAAAACG gcttttcaaacaaaaaaagaagtcttttctCATCAGGAGACACAGTGTTGA